A region of Panicum virgatum strain AP13 chromosome 8N, P.virgatum_v5, whole genome shotgun sequence DNA encodes the following proteins:
- the LOC120686604 gene encoding protein translocase subunit SECA2, chloroplastic-like, giving the protein MQAVADEIVLPNVDPQKPPKTWNLAKLLDEFVGLGGKLLGESFKGIQEENLQSALEQMHGSSSVKADSFTLPNMPIPPDSFRGIRKKTSSMMRWFAICVDDTSKKGRYTNTVNLLRKYFGDFLIATYLNAVQESRYNDAYISGIEREVLLKTLDALWKDHLVNMNKLSSAVNVRSFGHRNPLEEYKIDGCRFFISMLSATRRLTVEALLHYWSSPMESDEIFNTEDQ; this is encoded by the exons atgcaagcagTAGCTGATGAAATTGTTTTGCCAAATGTTGATCCCCAAAAG CCTCCGAAGACATGGAATCTTGCCAAGCTTCTGGATGAGTTTGTCGGTCTAGGGGGGAAGCTACTGGGTG AATCATTCAAGGGCATCCAAGAGGAAAACCTACAATCAGCACTTGAACAAATGCATGGTAGTAGCTCTGTGAAGGCTGATAGTTTTACTCTTCCCAACATGCCAATCCCACCTGATTCATTCAGAGGAATCCGAAAGAAAACATCTTCCATGATGCGGTGGTTTGCCATTTGTGTTGATGATACATCAAA GAAAGGGAGATATACAAACACTGTCAATCTGCTCCGCAAATATTTTGGAGATTTTCTAATAGCTACCTACCTGAACGCTGTGCAAGAGTCCCGTTACAATGATGCATATATAAGTGGAATCGAG CGGGAAGTACTTTTGAAGACTCTTGATGCCTTATGGAAGGACCATTTGGTAAACATGAACAAGCTTAGTTCTGCG GTGAATGTCCGGAGCTTTGGGCACAGAAACCCCCTAGAAGAGTACAAGATCGACGGCTGCCGCTTCTTCATCTCAATGCTGAGTGCCACGCGGCGACTGACCGTGGAAGCCCTACTGCACTACTGGTCGTCTCCCATGGAATCCGACGAGATCTTCAACACCGAGGATCAATAG